The sequence TAGAGCTTCCAGACTTTGAAGCATGACAAAGAATCCAGTTTCAATGACATTCAACCTGTTGTTTTTCAGGAACAGATGACGTAGTTTGTACAAGCCTTTGAACGCACCGGTTTCCAGGGACGTGATTCTGTTCCTGCTCAAGTCTAGTTTCTCCAAGTTCTCCAGATACTGCATGCTGTTCCAGTGTATGTATTCAATGTGATTATTCGACAGTCTCAGTTCTATCAAGTGCTGCAGGCTATCAGAAAGATCCCCGGGTAGGTGCCTTATGCGGTTTTGGTTTAGATCCAGTTTTTCCAAAAAACACAAAGCTTCAAAAGCGCCCGAGTGGATGCGTTGGATCCGATTGCGAGCCAGCAGGACTATCCGCGCAGACCACAGCCCACTAAAAGACCCGGTGGGGATCTCACTTAGGTTGTTGTATCTGAAATCCAGCATCCAGGTACCGTGAGGGACATCCCTGGGAATGGAAGTCAGAGAGCGCCTTTTACAGTCCACGAAATGGGAGGAATCATAGCAGGAGCAACGGTAGGGACACATTTTGAAGCCATCGATCTGCAGGGCGCTCACCAAGACCCCGAGGCAACTAATGACAACCGCATGCATTCTGTCTTCAATCTTCAGTACAATGAGTGGCTTTGGAAAATGAGGCTTTTATTAGGAGACTGAGAAACAAATTCCAAAAGTAGGTGGCTAATGAGTTAAGAAACTCCGCCTCATACAAATTAATGATCATTTAATGGAATGTAAACTGAGTGAACTTAACCATGTCTTGCAAAATAGTTGAGCcattgagatagattggagtgtagGGTTTGTGTCATTTCCATTTTTTTGTCGGTTGTTGTCTAATTTATCCTTTTTCAAAATCTTGTTTTTTTCTTCTGGATATTCGCTTGCCTGCCTTCAACTTCTGACAACTTCACTCTTTGTCGCTATTGTTCCATCCCTTGCCGTTTGATCTTTTTGGCCGCTTCGTCAAAAGGTTCCAAAGCTACAACTTGCCCCGTCAGTCACTGTAACAGTGAGTAAAACAACACGTTACACAACGGAATGCCAAGCATTTCATCCATCGCCCATTCATTGATGGCGCAGAAAGCCGCCGCCAAATAAACAGCCAGTGGGCGAATCCTTCCCCACCACATCCTCTACTTCAGCAAAATGAATAGCTTTTCCCAGCCAGTATGTAATACAATTAAATGTGTATAATATAGTACTAAAACAGAGATAATATTTAAACTATTCAAATCACTAGGCCCGACTAGACACGGTGGCTAGTTTGGGGCACCTTTTACTTTAGGAAGGACCCTATGCAAGGACCAGGAAGAGATGGGGTGAAAAGCAACCAAAGAAACTGAGGCTCGTTTCAATAGAACAAAGATTGAGGTGTCCCAAATTAGGAGATGTTTTGACAAAATAAATTGGGATAAACGACTTCCACTAGTTAGTGAATGATAACTAAAGGGCAGAAATTTAAGATCACCACCAAAAGAACGAAGGAAATGGTTAATACATTTTTTTGTGCAGAGGGCTATTAAGACATTAAAGGGTAGAAATGCGTCTCGGGCGGTGTGCAAAATAGGTGCTATCGGATTGGCCACACGTTATACGTAGCGCCTGAGTTCAGATCAATTGACTGCGATGGAACTGCAGTATAACTGGTGGCCGATCAGATATTGCTCGAGACAAATTTCTACCCCTTAATGTTCCACCAGtaacagtggtggaagcagaatcttgAATAGCATTTAAAAGAgaatttgataaatatttgaaaaaagaACAATTTAAAATGATTTGGGGAAAGGCTAATGAATGGGTCTAAGTGGATAACCCTTTCACAGCATTGGTGCGGGTACACCAAGCCCAAAGGCTTCCTGTACTGTAAAATTCTCTGATTCAAGTCTGGGCGCTCTTTTGCATGTATCATTGGCCAGCTCATCAGCAAGGCGCAATAGGAATGTATCGTCCAAAATTAGACCAATTGCTGTCACTTAGAAGATTGTTTTTAAATTTATGAACTTAGCAAGAAAAAATTGATTCATGTCATTCTATACCAGTGCAATGCTACAGATAGTTTGTGGATACACTCCCGGCTTCATTGCAAGACAGTTCAGTTTCCAGAAAGAAGATGATACTGATAAGGCAAACCTCTGCAATGTGAACCTCTGACATTCCCACATGCCATTTCCTGCAGCCAACATtaataaaaaaatttttttaaaaaggggcaggtTAAAACGTGAATATTTCATGCGGCATTTCTGTAGCTAGCTTCGTTTGGTTCTCCAAACTCTGCATGTGTTCTGTAAATGACAATGCTTATAATTTTGCATTTACAAGTATTTGAAAAAGGCTCAAGGCACTCACATAATTGTTTCTTGTAGTGCCAGTGACTGTTGTATAGGCAAACACTGAATCATAAAAACTCCTAGTCATTTTGATCAGCATTGATATCCAAAGTATCGACACTATCCAATATAAATATATATTATCCTtcgtgtaacacgctgtttcagctCAGTGTGATTAATTAGAAACGAATGCTTACTTTTCAATATTTTGATAACCAACCGGTCAATCCAACAAAAACACCAATACTTGAAACATACAGCTGATCAATCGTTATATATCTTCCTTTCCCATTTATCAGATTGTATTAATAAATCTTTCCGCCTCTTATTTTTCAGGGCCCATACCTGAAATACAAACATACCTGTTCTCACCACAGATGATGACTGACccactgtgtgtttccagcattttttgtgtttagttcagatttacagcatctgcagtattttgctttttacttGTCAATGCAACAACTGGTTAGATTAATAACACATAGGTAACTAGAGCTGAATATCTCAATACAGATATCATATATATCGGTATAAAATCAGCCTGGTTATCACTTACCACATTTTCAAAGGTGGAAGCTGCTTCAATTCTGAAGGTTCTGGCTCAGTGCTGATGGCTTTATAGAGCAGAGACTGTCACATGTGAAATTGCTTCCAATGAATTTCTGCTTTCTCCCTGACACACCCTTCTGATGTGACCACACAAAATGTTATAACTGGATACTTCTGTCTTCACACCGACAGCTCAGATTGTATTAAGATTGCTCTCATCAATTGAGATTCATTATTTAAAGGCAAGATGCTGCACAGCTACTGTTACACTAATAATAAATGGTTGGActgagtattgtgtgtaatgagcaagtgtgaccttagctcctttattaaggttccagagtgcaggtaccttgtgggtggcctgcttatatactgtgctcccaagggatgctgggatcccttgggactccaacaggtaggctctctggtggttagatgtgatgcaggttacaacagGTTAAAGACATAACAGCTACCATTACACAATGTTAAAAGTTGCAGTCATATTAAAAAACTAAATTTTCTAAAGACCACTGTCATTTACCAGTGCACAGGTACAGGGAAGATTTGAAAAAGATTACTGAGTTTTCAGTCCAGTTCTTTTGGCACACGCTCCTCTGGATGTGGATCCTGTAGACAAACTGGTGCAGGAAAAAGTTCATGCATAAAACTTACCTCAGCTGATTGTAATTTTCTTCCATGACGTTCCCTCAGTTGTTAGTACTGGAGATGTCTCCCCAATTGGAGTTCAAAACACAGTTGAGTGGAAAGTTAATTTAGGCAAGTTTATTCTTAAAAAGCTCTCCTGGCCAAGCACTGAGTAGTGTGTCTGTTTGTGACACATTTTGTAATACTGATCAAGACACAGGGGTTCAATTCTTTCATTACCAATTTTAGTGAAAAAGTATAAGCAGGTACAACATGATAAACCATCACAGTCTACTCACATCTACTTCTTTGCTAAAAATAATAAAGGAGAGGATTTTTTACATTGGACTCTCTCATACCTTGGCAGGCCAGATACAGCATTGATTAGATATAGGGTGAAGACTGCTCCATAATACCCAACTTTCTGCCTTATCCACATTCCCACTTTTTTAGTGCCAGACTATGAGAAGTTTTATTCTATCAGTTTGTGCGAGCTTGGAATGAGATCAAGTCTGTTCCAGTTTATTTCTTTAGAATCTTTGCAACTGACAGAGAAGGGTAAATTTAATCTCTTATATCTGTAGTTGATTCAACCCTGCTTCGGATGTGAAAGGATATTTGATATTGTGCCACCCAATCACCCAAGTAGTATTTTCCAGTACTACAATAAAATGGTTTAAAAGCATTGAGCACAAGAAAGGAATAACTTGCATTCACATAGCACCTCagcacatctcaaagcacttcacagccaatgaagtaccaatGAAGTGTAGCTGCTGTTGCAATGAAGACaatcgcagcagtcaatttgcacacggtgaggtccacaaacagcaatgagataaataaccaaataatctgttttagtagtgttatttgaaggataaatgttggccaagacaccagaggaattcccctgctcttcttccactagtttcatgggatcttttacatccacctgagagggcaggtgacggcctcggtttaatgtctgatctgaaagatggcacctccaacagtgcagcaccccctcagtactgcactgaagtgtcagcctagattatgtgttcaagtctctggagtgggggttGAACCCACAATCTGCTAACTCAGAGCAGAGAATGCCATCACTGAAGCAAAGCTGACACTGGGAGTTTGTTTGTATAATGGAATGTTGTTAAAATGAACTTGAGATGAAAATGGGATTGGGCCATTTTTTGAGTGGCCTTCAGTGGTCCCTTTTAGGACTGGTGATTAGACCATTCAATGCTAGTACATATGAGCAGAACATGTGCAACGCTCGCTCTGCCCACTTGTACCTCAGAAGTGCAAATCAGGGCCATAGGACCCCAATTTGTAAATTAAAAATACAGAGAGAAAGTGGGGATTGAGATCAGGAGACAGTGAGTGGGCTTGCCCATAAGGTGGTTGCTGTGGCAAGTGTCAGTAATTGGAAATTGTTGCAGTAGAGTAACGTCCATCTGAAACAAAAGCCTATTTGTGACAGATGAAATGTTGCTCCACAAGTAATATGCAATACATGGTGTGAAATGTTGTGATTTCCCGAGCGTGACATCTGAATCTTGGCCATGCCATCAAGGGCAACAGGAAAGACCAGATGCTTCTCTATGGAAAACGAAGGAGGGGGGGAAAAATCCAAATGGTGCATCATGTAGACGTGAGATTAACTGCAGCACTGCCCGGCCAACTTCTCATATGTGACACCTGGAAACCTAAAAATGAAAGAAGTACAGTACATCTTAATTAGAGTGAAAAATTGAGAAGCATAACTTCCAGATTAGTGGGACAACAATCATAAcaattatttatatagtgccttttatgtagtaaaatgtcccaaggtgcttcacaggattattataagACAGAAACTTTGACACAAgatgaaattagggcagatgatcaaaagcttggtcaaagaggtaggttttaagaagcattttaaaggagatgagagaggtggagagacggagaggtttagggagggaattccagagcttagggcctaggcaacagaaggcacaattGCATAAATAGTATTGAAGAGGCAAAAGGAACACAATAGATTCCATTATTGTCACTTTCAAATATCATGTCAATATCTTCTCAGAGAAACATGTTTAATTgcaatcaataaattaaaaaaagtAAACTCCTTTGCACATTGACAGCTACTGTACATTACACTGGCTGTGAGCCTGCCAGCACTTGCATCTGAGCAATGACCACAAGATCTCAAGATTGACAGTAAATGGAACACCTTGGGTAAAGGAAAAGACAGCAGGTACAACCTGACAAATAAAAAAGTTATATTATCAAGTTGGAACCCACAGAGAAGAACTAGGACAAAGAAAGAACAAAGAAGCTGGGAAGGGATGATACATAAATGGCAATAAGTGAGATCTGCTTATAAACAATTTATATTGTGtacagtagagagcatcagttccaattgtcacaggacaggagagtggagagcgccagttcaatcAATTGCAGGACAGAAGTTGGATCAACAGTCTTTGGAATGATTGCTTCTCATTCCGCCTTTTGATCGACCGGAGAATTGATTTAATGAGACAGCGAGATTTAACTTTTCAATTATTCAAGTTCTAATTTTAAATTTACTTATAATTAATCTATATATTAATCAATTTTGTTTTAATATCATTGGTCttgattatactgattttactattgtagaaTTCCTATTGTAGTATTCCCTATTttcacttccttctcccgctttttactttctctttatccctccctgacaagtctctcctgtcatcatgctgcctttcatctctcctctcccgGAAACTCTGTCCTCTCAAattcctaccccaatccttcattactgttcgactttcctactctcctgccatcgtcccaggctcgactcccttttagacaagcttgcagcttccctctgtgcctctcttagcATCCTCTGAAGGGTTCACTGTGGCAGTCGTCACTGCCTCcacacgagcagcaaccccaactgtcccatcctactctctcaccgaccttacCACCCAGTTTGCCCGGGAgggggggctaaccttgccaatctcctctcCGTCCAACTCATTCCTCCAAGCGCTgatcctgtggatgctggcagtggatcagccatcacagaCCCTCTCCAGATCTCCTTGTAGAATGTCAGTTCACTTGCGAACAAtacccttgccatccatgaccttattgtggatgattgcaccaacatcatggccctgacgttaaaacttggctgagggatgatgcacattacctttaaacgaagcctccccacctggctataccttccaacaCTTGCCCCGCCCAGCCCGCCATGGTGGCGGTATggttctcatcaccaaatcataccttggtctgctcCCCTACTCCTCcgacactttctcctcctttgaaaatctcaccttattccacccctctcatttaaaattctcattctctaccgcccacccaagtatgataaaaatgttaGCATGGATATattctcactgctttcctccctcagcctctgcaccgagtgatTCTCatactcggtgatttcaacctccatctcaattcatcacgctctctctcctcggtgttcactaccctcctgtcctcccttcatctctccctccatgtgacttCTTATACCCATATTCATGGTCTCCCCCTTGACCTtggcatctctcgtggcctcgctattcctatcatgtcaattacagataaggtcaactctgaccatttccttgtatcgctcaccacccacatcccacttccccaatccaaacctacatcTTTCTGCATCCGTCTctggaaaaactctctccaaactctcttacaactgcacatcAACTCCAAATTGTCCAACcttctgtggtgtccctgcaccgtactacaaactcacacgaggcatgtactgcagacacagtcactacgtgaccttcctttattcccaggaccaaggagtgctgacctcttttatacctggaaacccaggtgaggagtgtctcccacaagtgtggtcagggtgtgcatttctagggtataagtacagtgtacaggagttgcatgaaggttacagtaacatgaagattaccgttgcatgatgattacatacatgacaccttcggccctcctttcaccatgatatttctgcagccaccgttctgttcaaccacaccctcactaccacctttgatgccctagtccctattaaaaccattactccctctcaccctggccattcccacaGTCcttatcttcactccctcaagtccaaggggcgcagacttgaacgaatgagacggacaactggtttagccattcaccgccagatctggctcgaccacataaagcattatcgggtcctactcttgtctgaaaaactgctcactattccaggatcattctggaatgcaaagttaacacccggctactattctctacaactaacggtcttcttaaacccctctcctctgtctccaccagactcacctccaacaagtgtgaggagcccatggatttctttgtctcaaacattgagaccatctgatcagctgcatctgtgagttcccttccttcccctagtccaccgggccaaacttcctctgaggctcccccatGCCCCAGCCCTAAACTCGCAtagttctctagtttctctttgatctcccctcttgatctctccaagctcataagaacataagaaataggagcaggagtaggccatacggcccctcgagcctgctccgccattcaagatcatggctgatctgatcatggactcagctccacttccctgcctgctccccatatccccttatcatttaagaaactatttctgtcttaaatttattcaatgtcccagcttccacagctctctgaggcagtgaattccacagatttacaacactcagagaagtaatttctccttatctcagtttcttccatgagatccacttcctgctcccttgaccctattcccactaaactgctgaccacccaacttccttttttggctcccatgttagccgacattgttaacggttctctctcctctggtactgtccccctctccgtcaaatctgcggtcatcacccctctcaaaaaaacaacccttgtccCCACTGTGCatgctagctaccgccccatctccaacctccctttcctctccaaagtccttgaatgtggtgttgcctccaaaatccgtgctcatctttcccagaactccagtttgaattccttcaatctgATTTCTGCCCTTGACACAGTACCACAATGGctctcataaaagtcacaaataacatcctttgtgactgtgacaaaggtaagctatccctcctcatcctcctggacctgtctgcagcctttgatacagtttACCACTccatcatcctcctccaatgccaatgatggctccaccatcatccagctgcatGGGACTGAacacgcctggttccattcttatctatctaa is a genomic window of Pristiophorus japonicus isolate sPriJap1 chromosome 21, sPriJap1.hap1, whole genome shotgun sequence containing:
- the LOC139233611 gene encoding leucine-rich repeat-containing protein 4B-like, whose translation is MHAVVISCLGVLVSALQIDGFKMCPYRCSCYDSSHFVDCKRRSLTSIPRDVPHGTWMLDFRYNNLSEIPTGSFSGLWSARIVLLARNRIQRIHSGAFEALCFLEKLDLNQNRIRHLPGDLSDSLQHLIELRLSNNHIEYIHWNSMQYLENLEKLDLSRNRITSLETGAFKGLYKLRHLFLKNNRLNVIETGFFVMLQSLEALHLEHNNITTIQGEAFASLRSLSLLCLNGNHLNHIKFKTFLNIQTQGTHLQLADNHWICDCDLQRVFGKILSVRHLHVDDYANITCSAPGQLSGQPLVTVDSQLCIAETATVLVITGTVLVTVIAAIVMAERNRKKARSKNWNDSDGPFDSQDK